TATGTTGATTGAGCTGGCGGAGTTTTCAGGGCATCGATCAGTCGCTGAAGCCATGACCGAAGAGGGCCTGGCTGGCGACCCCAGCTTATTTAAAAGCAACCTGCTCAATCGTGTTACCTTGCTAGCGGGGTTGCCGATGTCTGCAGTGCTGGAAGTCGCTCGGGAGCGTATGCAAATTCGGCCAGGCGTGCGAGAAACGTTTGAGCGGTATCGGTCTGCAGGCTTGAAGACTGCCATCATTACCAGTGGCTTCGGAATGTTTGCCCGTGACTTGGCAGCGGACCTGAAGGTCGACTTCGTTCGCGCGAATGAGCTCCGCGTAGTTGATGGTCGACTGACCGGTGAACTTGCACCCCAACCTTGGGGTCAAGTTTGCGATGGGGGAGTAAAAGTCCGCATGCTAAGAGCATGCATGGAAGTAGTGGGCTGCAGCCCTTTACAAACCATCGTTGTTGGGCGCGGCGCAAATGACTTGGAAATGCTCGCCTCAGTTGGCTTACCTGTCGCGTTCAATGCGCCCAAGTCCGTGGAACAAACCTTTCGGGCTGTACGCGGAGAGTCCTTTGACAGCATCGCTTCAATTGTTCCGACGTACGACGAGTGGATTAACAGCTATCGATAGGCTAGCAAGCACCGGCCATGTCAACGAACCCCAAATCGTCCAACACACCATTGACCAAGGTTTTGATTTCGTGAACTCATCAGAAATTGGCGGTCTCGTCCAGCACAACGGCAGTGCGCTCCCGCCTCTATCGCACTTCCGCCTCGCCGCCTTCGACATGGACTCGACCCTGATCAATATCGAGTGCATCGACGAGATCGCCGCCGCCGCGGGCAAGAAAGAGGAAGTGGCCGCCATCACCGAAGCCGCCATGCGCGGCGAGATCACGGATTTCAAGGACAGCCTGCGCCGCCGCCTGGCGCTCTTGCAAGGCGTGCCGGTGAGCGCGCTGGAGCAGGTGCTGCGTGAACGCCTGCAGTTCAACCCCGGCGCGCGCGAGCTGTGCGCGGCGCTCAAGGCTGCGGGCTTGAAGCTGCTGCT
This region of Paucibacter aquatile genomic DNA includes:
- a CDS encoding HAD family hydrolase, whose product is MNQFFGDYKLAAFAMDSTLLVNDMLIELAEFSGHRSVAEAMTEEGLAGDPSLFKSNLLNRVTLLAGLPMSAVLEVARERMQIRPGVRETFERYRSAGLKTAIITSGFGMFARDLAADLKVDFVRANELRVVDGRLTGELAPQPWGQVCDGGVKVRMLRACMEVVGCSPLQTIVVGRGANDLEMLASVGLPVAFNAPKSVEQTFRAVRGESFDSIASIVPTYDEWINSYR